In the genome of Ancylomarina subtilis, one region contains:
- a CDS encoding BT4734/BF3469 family protein gives MQISRKAILDKTSYGLNIYAHLLRQYYPGKTVLSLSGKDCTPSPNPFNKDKSTLMVKVVDNCARHTDSDKAIPDGDAFGFAELYYKLQGQELLQAINDDLNLHIDKDDNQTSNAGEELDLIQRKLSMTRFSYFKKPISNIRPSLEMNLLDVYQIIIGNAFADKTKTLRKIEDPKQARKYKASNFDYVTFSGTFSKRKDADLKKHSGLLTIDFDHIPNLDKLKKLLLADEYFETELMFVSPSGDGLKWIISIDLSLATHAENFQAIANYLKHTYNIEVDKSGRDISRSCFLPHDSEAYINPKYTSSNHSNTKDHDSI, from the coding sequence ATGCAAATAAGTAGAAAAGCCATACTCGATAAGACTAGCTACGGGCTAAATATTTACGCTCATTTGCTTAGGCAGTATTATCCTGGAAAAACAGTCCTTTCCCTTTCGGGGAAGGATTGCACTCCAAGTCCGAACCCATTCAATAAAGACAAATCAACGTTGATGGTTAAAGTAGTAGATAATTGTGCCAGACATACCGATTCTGACAAGGCGATACCCGATGGAGATGCCTTTGGTTTTGCTGAGCTCTATTATAAGTTACAGGGGCAAGAACTCTTACAGGCAATCAATGATGATTTGAATTTGCATATCGATAAGGATGATAATCAAACTTCAAATGCAGGAGAAGAGTTAGACTTGATTCAAAGAAAACTGAGCATGACTCGATTTTCATATTTCAAAAAGCCCATAAGCAACATTCGTCCTTCATTGGAGATGAATTTACTCGATGTTTATCAAATTATCATTGGGAATGCTTTTGCCGATAAAACAAAAACTCTTCGCAAAATTGAAGATCCCAAACAAGCACGTAAGTATAAAGCATCCAATTTCGATTACGTGACCTTTTCAGGCACATTTTCAAAAAGGAAAGATGCCGACCTGAAAAAACATTCAGGCTTACTAACCATCGACTTCGATCACATCCCGAATCTCGACAAACTCAAAAAGCTGTTATTAGCCGATGAGTATTTCGAAACGGAGCTCATGTTTGTTTCACCTTCGGGCGATGGCTTAAAGTGGATTATTTCTATCGATTTATCATTGGCGACTCATGCTGAGAATTTTCAAGCAATCGCCAATTACCTCAAACACACTTACAATATCGAGGTCGATAAATCAGGCAGAGATATTTCAAGATCGTGTTTTCTACCTCACGATTCGGAAGCATACATCAATCCAAAATACACAAGTAGTAATCATTCAAATACAAAAGATCATGACAGCATATAA
- a CDS encoding helix-turn-helix domain-containing protein produces MKEIVKMMLELSQEIKTIKAYVEVFRKNNLEKLNATWIDGQDVMDILHISKRTLQTLRDNETLPYSRINGKFYYKLSDIESLLESNYSPSKSDRHANK; encoded by the coding sequence ATGAAAGAGATAGTAAAAATGATGCTCGAACTCTCTCAGGAGATCAAGACCATAAAAGCCTATGTCGAAGTTTTTCGCAAAAACAATCTCGAGAAGCTAAATGCAACCTGGATTGATGGACAAGATGTGATGGATATTTTACACATCAGCAAAAGAACCCTACAAACGCTTAGGGATAATGAAACACTTCCCTACAGCCGAATCAATGGCAAATTCTACTACAAGCTTTCTGATATAGAAAGCTTGTTGGAATCCAACTATTCACCATCAAAATCGGATCGCCATGCAAATAAGTAG
- a CDS encoding helix-turn-helix domain-containing protein, producing MDSIILQKLESIEKMLKEQNMLKKEVLNFTDACEYLEFSASHLYKLTSSSAIPHYKPNGKKIYFNRKDLDSWLLSNRTSSSDELDQKAADYMLKRGRVRL from the coding sequence ATGGACAGTATTATTTTACAGAAACTGGAAAGCATTGAGAAGATGCTTAAGGAGCAAAATATGCTCAAAAAAGAAGTCCTGAACTTCACTGACGCTTGCGAATATTTGGAGTTCTCAGCCTCACACTTGTATAAGCTTACAAGTAGTAGTGCAATACCCCACTATAAGCCAAACGGTAAAAAAATCTATTTCAATCGCAAAGACCTAGACTCTTGGTTACTTTCTAATCGCACCAGTTCAAGCGATGAGTTGGATCAAAAGGCTGCCGATTACATGCTTAAAAGGGGGAGGGTTCGACTATGA
- a CDS encoding site-specific integrase, whose amino-acid sequence MSVTLRQRKKNGKISLYLDYYNKGKRKFDYLGLYLTPEPCTKLERATNKQTLDLANKIRAKSLLEFENERFGFKTAERADSRFLLYFEMLTEKRQESKGNYGNWLSSLAYLKKWEYSDVSFSDIDNIWLEDLKHYFVHEAKTKQGRSLSQNTCVSYFNKVLATLKQAVKDGIIERNPAVNVTGIKEAESQREFLTLEELKRAVNAKCDVEIVKTAFLFSALTGLRYSDIEKMTWSEIQHSKDNGYYIRFRQKKTKGQETLPIPEDAIKLIGKRGEANDKVFQGLTYSEYNNAKIREWMIRAGVEKHITFHCARHTYATLQLTLGTDIYTVSKLLGHKNLKTTQVYAKIIDGKKKEAANRIKLDL is encoded by the coding sequence ATGAGTGTGACTTTAAGACAGCGTAAGAAGAATGGCAAAATCAGCCTTTATCTCGACTATTATAATAAAGGCAAACGCAAGTTTGATTATTTAGGTTTATATTTAACTCCCGAGCCATGTACTAAGCTTGAAAGAGCGACCAACAAGCAGACCCTTGATCTAGCCAATAAGATTAGAGCTAAAAGTTTGTTAGAGTTCGAGAACGAAAGATTTGGTTTTAAAACTGCTGAAAGAGCTGATTCGAGATTTCTTTTATATTTCGAAATGCTCACCGAAAAGCGTCAAGAGAGTAAGGGGAATTATGGGAATTGGTTGAGTTCTCTTGCTTACTTGAAAAAATGGGAATACTCCGATGTTAGTTTTTCAGATATTGATAACATATGGCTTGAAGACCTTAAGCACTACTTTGTGCACGAAGCTAAAACAAAGCAGGGCAGAAGTCTTTCTCAAAATACATGTGTTTCTTACTTCAATAAAGTGTTAGCTACTTTGAAACAGGCTGTGAAGGATGGCATTATTGAGCGTAATCCTGCTGTTAATGTGACAGGCATCAAAGAGGCTGAATCACAAAGGGAATTTTTAACTCTCGAAGAATTAAAAAGAGCTGTGAATGCTAAGTGTGATGTCGAGATTGTGAAAACTGCATTTTTATTTAGTGCATTAACAGGTTTGCGATATTCGGATATTGAAAAAATGACCTGGTCTGAAATTCAGCATTCAAAAGATAACGGCTATTACATTCGATTCAGACAAAAGAAAACTAAAGGACAGGAGACTCTTCCGATACCTGAAGATGCAATTAAATTGATAGGAAAAAGAGGAGAAGCCAATGATAAAGTTTTCCAGGGCTTAACGTACAGCGAATACAATAACGCAAAAATTCGCGAGTGGATGATAAGGGCAGGCGTTGAGAAGCATATCACCTTTCATTGTGCACGCCACACATATGCAACTCTACAATTAACTTTAGGAACAGATATCTACACTGTTTCAAAATTACTCGGGCATAAAAATCTCAAAACGACTCAGGTTTATGCCAAGATTATAGATGGGAAGAAAAAAGAAGCCGCTAATCGTATTAAGTTAGATTTATGA
- a CDS encoding helix-turn-helix transcriptional regulator, translating into MNSTIELQKICEHCGKEFTAKTTVTRFCNQKCAAKSYKKRKRENKVGRAIVETNKQKLLSVKDLHLEAIKQKDFLSIKEAYTLLGVSERTFYRLMKAGTIQATKLGKRTIIKRSVIDKLFQS; encoded by the coding sequence ATGAATAGTACAATTGAGTTGCAAAAAATATGTGAGCATTGCGGTAAGGAATTTACCGCTAAAACGACTGTGACTCGTTTTTGTAATCAGAAATGTGCAGCCAAATCTTATAAAAAACGCAAAAGAGAAAATAAAGTTGGTAGAGCAATTGTAGAAACCAACAAGCAGAAATTACTTTCTGTAAAAGACCTCCATCTTGAAGCGATAAAACAAAAAGATTTTCTTTCCATCAAAGAAGCCTACACTCTACTTGGCGTTAGTGAGCGAACTTTCTACAGACTCATGAAAGCTGGAACTATTCAAGCTACAAAGCTTGGAAAACGTACAATTATCAAACGTTCTGTAATCGATAAACTCTTTCAATCATGA
- the mnmE gene encoding tRNA uridine-5-carboxymethylaminomethyl(34) synthesis GTPase MnmE, producing MIDQSTICAISTAAGHGAIAIIRLSGENALTICDKIFQSKGNKVLSEQKANTVHFGNLMDGEEIVDEVLVTVFKAPYSYTGENSAEIACHGAPYIQQRILQVLLKSGARMANPGEYTQRAFLNGKMDLSQAEAVADLIASSSASAHKVALQQMRGGFSNEIANLRGRLLHFISMIELELDFGEEDVEFADRTQLQALVNEIETIINKLVNSFELGNAIKNGVPVAIVGNTNVGKSTLLNALLKEDKAIVSDIEGTTRDVIEDTINLGGVTFRFIDTAGIRTTLDKIENMGIERTFQKMRQAQIVMLLIDANRPVEMLNESIIKVNDIIDRDQQKLIVCLNKIDLCKDTEALSKQLIGLNGEDKLMFISAKEQTHTDELASELLKVVNMDTINEQDVIVTNARHFEALNSARGSIQRVNDGLLNMIPTDFLAQDIRECLHFLGEITGDISTDEVLGNIFKNFCIGK from the coding sequence ATGATCGATCAATCAACTATATGTGCCATATCCACTGCAGCGGGGCATGGAGCCATTGCAATTATTCGACTTTCAGGGGAGAATGCACTTACTATATGTGATAAGATATTTCAATCAAAAGGGAATAAGGTACTAAGCGAACAAAAAGCCAATACGGTTCACTTTGGGAATTTGATGGATGGGGAAGAGATTGTGGATGAGGTATTGGTAACGGTTTTTAAGGCCCCTTATTCTTATACGGGTGAAAACAGTGCAGAAATTGCTTGTCACGGAGCGCCCTATATTCAACAACGAATTTTACAGGTTTTACTTAAATCCGGAGCCAGAATGGCTAATCCCGGTGAATATACTCAGCGTGCCTTTCTGAATGGTAAGATGGACCTTTCGCAAGCAGAGGCAGTGGCCGATTTGATTGCGTCGAGTTCGGCATCGGCACATAAGGTGGCTCTGCAACAAATGCGAGGCGGATTTTCAAACGAGATTGCCAATTTGCGTGGCCGTTTGTTGCATTTTATTTCGATGATTGAGTTGGAACTCGATTTTGGTGAGGAGGATGTGGAGTTTGCTGATAGAACGCAACTACAGGCTTTGGTCAATGAGATTGAGACTATCATCAACAAATTGGTGAATTCTTTTGAGTTGGGTAATGCCATTAAAAATGGGGTTCCCGTTGCCATTGTTGGGAATACCAATGTGGGTAAATCGACTCTTTTGAACGCTTTACTAAAAGAAGACAAAGCCATCGTTTCAGATATTGAGGGAACAACCCGCGATGTGATTGAAGATACCATTAATTTGGGAGGGGTGACCTTCCGATTTATCGATACGGCTGGTATTCGGACTACTCTTGATAAGATTGAGAACATGGGTATTGAGCGTACTTTTCAGAAGATGCGTCAAGCTCAGATTGTAATGCTTTTAATTGATGCAAATCGTCCGGTAGAGATGCTAAACGAATCCATTATTAAAGTCAACGATATTATCGATCGTGATCAGCAAAAGCTTATTGTTTGTTTGAATAAGATTGACTTGTGTAAGGATACGGAAGCATTGAGCAAGCAACTTATTGGCTTGAATGGAGAGGATAAGCTGATGTTTATTTCAGCCAAAGAACAAACCCATACTGACGAGTTGGCTTCCGAACTTTTGAAGGTGGTGAATATGGATACTATTAATGAGCAGGATGTGATTGTGACCAATGCTCGCCATTTCGAAGCACTAAATTCTGCACGGGGTAGTATTCAACGTGTAAACGACGGTTTGCTAAATATGATCCCAACCGATTTTCTGGCTCAGGATATTCGCGAATGTCTACACTTCCTTGGCGAGATTACCGGAGATATCAGTACTGATGAGGTGCTTGGTAACATCTTCAAGAACTTTTGTATCGGCAAATAG
- a CDS encoding threonine/serine ThrE exporter family protein, with amino-acid sequence MKPSALKTPKQYQFIIQLGRALHIYGVPSYKIQIYLSEVAQTKGIRGSFMDTPTWINYVFYSEDEEESYNYIECVSPGGLNLGALSRAVEITDQVLADKIDFEEASLMLRLVYKQTQKVNHIILSLAFALGAASFNLLMGTNWISCLVAFFMGMLVYGLSYLGLKSQFVNNTLEALAAFVVTILIGLLSIWLPTLNIPLTILSAIIIFIPGLAITTALEEITYKSLVSGSAKLFDASISLFKQFFGTILGLSVLPLFIDINIDPVVSNLPQWISHSGIPLLAICLLPIFQVRRKDIIYGVLTSIISYTVTVLLAPSGILISTFIGSITVVLISNLFAQITKSPRHVFITQGIIMLVPGSKAFIGISTVFLSTPIENASNLGSQIAYILMGIVGGLLFSGSFNTKKINC; translated from the coding sequence ATGAAACCAAGCGCATTGAAAACACCCAAACAATATCAATTTATCATTCAATTAGGAAGAGCCTTGCACATCTATGGTGTCCCTTCTTATAAAATCCAGATTTATTTATCTGAGGTAGCTCAAACAAAAGGCATACGTGGGAGTTTTATGGACACGCCGACTTGGATAAACTATGTTTTTTATAGCGAAGACGAGGAAGAATCCTACAACTATATAGAATGCGTCTCTCCCGGAGGCCTAAATTTAGGTGCCCTATCAAGAGCCGTTGAAATCACCGATCAGGTACTTGCTGACAAGATCGATTTTGAAGAAGCAAGTTTGATGCTGCGATTGGTTTACAAACAAACTCAGAAAGTCAACCACATCATACTGTCACTTGCTTTCGCTTTAGGGGCTGCATCTTTTAATCTACTAATGGGAACCAATTGGATTTCATGTCTGGTTGCATTTTTCATGGGGATGCTCGTTTATGGCCTAAGCTACCTGGGACTAAAATCTCAATTTGTGAACAATACGCTTGAAGCACTTGCGGCATTTGTTGTAACAATACTTATTGGCTTATTATCCATATGGCTACCAACACTAAATATTCCGCTTACAATTTTGTCAGCCATCATCATCTTTATACCCGGGCTGGCAATTACAACTGCCCTGGAAGAGATTACTTACAAAAGTCTGGTTTCGGGTTCAGCCAAACTCTTTGATGCCTCAATCTCCCTCTTCAAGCAGTTCTTTGGTACCATACTCGGCTTATCTGTACTTCCCTTATTTATCGATATCAATATTGATCCAGTCGTATCCAACCTACCCCAATGGATCAGTCATTCAGGTATCCCTCTACTAGCCATATGTCTGCTCCCCATCTTTCAAGTCCGTCGAAAAGACATAATTTATGGCGTTCTCACAAGCATTATTAGCTATACAGTAACCGTTTTACTAGCACCCTCAGGCATTTTAATCAGCACATTTATTGGGAGTATTACAGTTGTTCTAATCAGCAACCTCTTTGCTCAAATCACAAAATCACCCCGACATGTATTTATCACTCAGGGTATTATCATGTTGGTTCCTGGTAGTAAAGCCTTTATCGGTATCAGTACGGTTTTTCTGAGCACACCTATCGAAAATGCAAGTAATCTTGGTTCTCAAATTGCTTACATTCTGATGGGAATCGTTGGAGGTCTTTTATTCTCAGGCAGTTTTAACACAAAAAAGATCAATTGTTAA
- a CDS encoding tetratricopeptide repeat protein, with protein MIDNTDNYFDDDALESVDRFESMLKNNKPCYFDVHEFENLVDHYLETHKLAKASKASELAIQLHPSSISLQLKQAQVLISRGEEIKALNILKKLKAIESTNKNIYILIGNIYNILKKPQNAKIQFDIALDLCYDDKEDLLFRIAVSFEQLGLYDLALPYFKEVHQLNSEDAEVLFEIAYCYEKLHQDRESIEAYLAYLDLDPFSDNAWYNLGILYNRNNQGLKSIEAYDFCIAINEKHSKAYFNKANALALCDKFEEAIKSYIEYLEFEDDHASTYSYIGECFEKLEEYDQAMLYYENAIQEDETFADPWFGMGLILLYQDKIDESLVYLNEAKKLDDTNPDYWFALGSAYARLPEAQKTVECFREAINLDPYDPTYAITLAEFYHQNNKEEAAIDILLESLGCCPDDIQLQNNLAAYYMLASDTNAAEHYLRKAMADPENKIEDIFIQFPELENNNKFKQIIKANQ; from the coding sequence ATGATAGATAATACTGATAATTATTTTGACGATGATGCTCTTGAATCTGTAGACAGATTCGAATCGATGCTCAAGAATAACAAGCCATGCTACTTCGATGTGCATGAGTTTGAAAACCTCGTCGACCACTACCTTGAAACACATAAACTGGCCAAAGCTTCCAAAGCTTCAGAATTAGCCATACAGCTACACCCATCTTCCATATCACTTCAGCTTAAACAAGCACAAGTGCTTATTAGCCGAGGGGAAGAAATAAAGGCGCTTAATATTCTTAAGAAATTAAAGGCTATAGAAAGCACCAATAAAAACATTTACATCCTTATTGGGAATATTTACAATATCCTTAAGAAACCTCAGAATGCAAAAATTCAATTCGATATCGCTTTGGATTTATGCTACGACGATAAGGAAGATTTGTTATTTCGAATTGCTGTATCTTTCGAACAATTGGGGTTATACGATTTGGCATTACCCTACTTTAAGGAAGTTCATCAATTGAATAGTGAGGATGCAGAAGTCCTTTTTGAAATTGCTTATTGCTACGAAAAATTACATCAAGATAGAGAAAGTATTGAAGCCTATCTGGCTTACCTCGACCTGGATCCCTTCTCAGACAATGCCTGGTATAACCTGGGTATTCTCTACAATAGAAACAACCAGGGACTCAAATCTATTGAAGCCTACGATTTTTGTATTGCCATCAACGAAAAACACAGCAAAGCCTACTTTAATAAGGCCAACGCCTTAGCTCTTTGCGACAAATTCGAAGAAGCCATCAAAAGCTACATCGAATATCTGGAATTCGAAGATGATCATGCCTCTACCTATTCATACATTGGTGAATGTTTCGAAAAGCTTGAGGAGTATGATCAGGCAATGCTCTACTACGAGAATGCTATTCAGGAAGATGAAACCTTTGCTGATCCTTGGTTTGGTATGGGTCTAATTCTGCTTTATCAGGATAAAATTGACGAAAGTTTAGTGTATTTAAACGAAGCCAAAAAGCTTGATGATACAAACCCGGATTATTGGTTTGCCTTAGGTTCGGCCTATGCACGATTGCCTGAAGCTCAAAAAACAGTTGAATGCTTCCGTGAAGCAATCAATCTAGATCCTTACGATCCAACCTATGCGATCACGCTAGCTGAGTTTTACCATCAAAACAATAAGGAAGAAGCTGCTATTGATATTTTACTCGAAAGTCTGGGCTGCTGCCCTGACGATATTCAACTTCAGAATAATCTGGCCGCATATTATATGTTAGCTTCTGACACCAATGCAGCAGAGCATTATCTACGTAAAGCCATGGCAGATCCTGAAAATAAGATCGAAGACATCTTCATTCAGTTTCCTGAACTGGAAAACAACAACAAATTCAAACAAATTATTAAGGCTAATCAATAG
- a CDS encoding DUF368 domain-containing protein: MTRSIKDYIIIALKGMGMGAADVVPGVSGGTIAFITGIYEELIESIKSVNLKSIKLLLNFKLADFWKAINGNFLLSIILGIGISFVSLAKLIKYLLEQHPILIWSFFFGLIVASAFVVAKKITEWKLRSIIAMLIGIGIAYMVTVVTPAETPNAYWFLFLSGALAICAMILPGISGAFILLLLGKYEFVLSALSQFKLDVIAVVGLGAVTGLLSFSNLLSWLLRKYHNMTIALLSGFMIGSLNKVWPWKETLSTFTDRHGVEKPLLQGNILPQTFENLTGQQANLLAAIGLAVLGFALIIVMEKFSPESKD; this comes from the coding sequence ATGACACGATCAATTAAAGATTATATTATAATTGCCCTGAAAGGCATGGGAATGGGAGCTGCAGATGTGGTTCCAGGTGTTTCAGGAGGAACCATTGCATTTATAACCGGTATTTACGAAGAACTTATCGAAAGTATCAAATCTGTTAACCTAAAATCTATAAAGCTTTTATTGAATTTTAAACTGGCTGATTTTTGGAAAGCTATCAATGGTAATTTCCTGCTTTCAATTATCCTTGGAATCGGAATTAGTTTCGTTTCATTGGCAAAACTAATCAAATACCTTCTTGAGCAACACCCAATTCTAATATGGTCCTTCTTTTTTGGTTTAATCGTCGCTTCAGCTTTTGTTGTTGCAAAAAAAATCACCGAATGGAAACTCAGAAGCATCATCGCAATGCTTATCGGTATAGGAATTGCCTATATGGTTACAGTCGTCACTCCGGCTGAAACACCCAATGCCTATTGGTTTCTTTTTCTTTCTGGTGCTCTGGCCATTTGTGCCATGATTCTTCCTGGGATTTCAGGAGCCTTCATTTTACTACTATTGGGTAAGTATGAATTTGTTTTATCTGCTTTAAGTCAATTTAAATTAGATGTGATTGCTGTCGTCGGTTTAGGTGCTGTTACAGGCCTGTTAAGCTTTTCGAATTTATTAAGCTGGTTATTGCGAAAATACCATAACATGACCATTGCCCTCCTGTCTGGTTTTATGATTGGATCCTTAAATAAGGTTTGGCCCTGGAAAGAAACCCTTTCAACCTTTACTGATCGACATGGGGTAGAAAAACCACTACTTCAGGGCAATATCTTACCACAAACCTTTGAGAACCTAACAGGTCAGCAGGCAAATTTACTGGCAGCAATTGGACTTGCGGTTTTGGGGTTTGCTTTAATTATCGTCATGGAAAAATTTTCACCTGAATCAAAAGACTAA
- a CDS encoding shikimate dehydrogenase family protein, whose protein sequence is MKTYGIIGNPLGHSFSKQYFTDKFKDEKIDAQFLNFEIPSIEKILDVVNDNPQLKGLCVTIPYKEKVIAYLDEIDPLAKEIGAVNSIQIKHKDGKVYLKGYNTDIIGFGESLKNFIEGKDLKALILGTGGASKAVETALRNMGIDFTSVSRKRSQKSISYEDITEGIISTHKLIINCTPLGTFPKTDACPDIPYTHLNKEYYLYDLVYNPNTTLFMTKGLERGAKAHNGLKMLHLQAEKSWEIWNE, encoded by the coding sequence ATGAAAACATACGGCATTATCGGTAATCCTTTGGGACATTCGTTCTCGAAACAATACTTTACAGATAAATTTAAAGACGAAAAGATTGATGCTCAGTTTTTAAACTTTGAGATTCCAAGCATCGAAAAAATACTTGATGTTGTTAACGACAATCCGCAACTAAAAGGTTTATGTGTCACAATCCCTTACAAGGAGAAAGTGATTGCTTATCTGGATGAGATTGATCCTTTAGCCAAAGAAATTGGTGCCGTAAATTCAATTCAAATTAAACACAAAGATGGTAAGGTGTATTTGAAAGGTTATAATACGGACATTATTGGCTTTGGAGAGTCTTTAAAAAATTTTATCGAAGGGAAAGATTTAAAAGCGTTAATATTAGGGACTGGTGGTGCTTCAAAAGCTGTCGAAACAGCTCTTCGAAATATGGGTATCGACTTCACATCTGTTTCACGTAAGAGAAGCCAAAAATCAATCTCCTATGAAGACATTACTGAAGGAATCATCTCAACACACAAACTCATCATCAACTGCACACCACTAGGCACATTTCCCAAAACAGATGCGTGTCCTGATATTCCATATACACACTTAAACAAGGAGTATTACCTGTACGATTTGGTATATAACCCCAACACTACCCTTTTTATGACAAAAGGATTAGAACGAGGAGCCAAAGCTCACAATGGTCTAAAGATGCTTCACCTACAAGCCGAGAAATCATGGGAAATATGGAACGAATAA
- the truA gene encoding tRNA pseudouridine(38-40) synthase TruA — translation MTQRYFIQLSYKGTNYHGWQVQPNAITVQEVLNKALSTIMNQEVNVVGCGRTDTGVHASDFMAHFDLNEARDVEAEKLVFRLNRFLPYDIAVKSMFPVHSEAHTRFDALARTYQYFITKDKNPFRSESHWNMTHQLDVAKMNEAAKLLFNYEDFTSFSKLHTDSKTNICKIYKAEWEDRGDELVFTVSADRFLRNMVRAIVGTLIEVGRGKLDLAGFCQVIESQNRSNAGTSVPGHGLFLCAIEYPKGLKKEI, via the coding sequence TTGACTCAAAGATATTTTATACAACTTAGTTATAAGGGAACCAATTACCATGGTTGGCAAGTACAGCCCAATGCCATTACTGTACAGGAAGTTTTGAATAAAGCTCTAAGTACAATTATGAATCAAGAGGTTAATGTTGTTGGTTGTGGCAGAACGGACACGGGTGTTCATGCCAGTGATTTTATGGCTCATTTCGATTTGAATGAAGCTAGAGATGTTGAGGCTGAGAAGCTGGTTTTCCGTTTGAATCGTTTTTTACCTTATGATATTGCTGTAAAATCGATGTTTCCTGTCCATTCTGAAGCGCACACGCGTTTTGATGCTTTAGCCAGAACCTATCAATATTTTATTACGAAGGATAAGAATCCTTTCCGTTCAGAGTCGCATTGGAATATGACACATCAGCTTGATGTGGCTAAGATGAACGAGGCAGCAAAACTTCTTTTCAATTACGAGGATTTCACGAGCTTTAGTAAGCTGCATACAGATTCTAAAACCAATATCTGCAAAATATACAAGGCAGAATGGGAGGATCGTGGCGATGAGTTAGTATTCACGGTTAGTGCCGACCGTTTTTTAAGGAATATGGTTAGAGCTATTGTTGGAACTTTGATTGAGGTGGGGCGTGGCAAACTCGATCTAGCTGGTTTTTGTCAGGTAATCGAGAGTCAGAATAGGAGTAATGCAGGAACATCTGTGCCAGGGCATGGCTTATTTCTTTGTGCCATTGAGTATCCGAAAGGTTTGAAGAAAGAAATCTAA
- a CDS encoding TatD family hydrolase translates to MLETPYIDTHTHHLNHSDGVISVINYSPEKFNQDEHADYLISLGIHPWHVEKKNADLNLELVREFASNPSVMAIGEIGLDRAIKTPLSQQELFFTQQIEIAETYKKPIIIHAVRCFPELISIKKRVKVSTPWLIHGFRNNLQIAQELLKHNCYISFGEALLFDRKNQDVFVDIPINRIFLETDESKHTIIEIYEKAASLKKMKLADFKIALLKNYNTVFKKPI, encoded by the coding sequence ATGCTGGAAACACCCTATATAGATACACACACACACCATTTGAATCATTCTGATGGTGTCATTTCTGTAATTAATTATTCCCCGGAAAAATTCAATCAGGATGAACATGCTGATTATCTAATTTCTTTAGGTATACACCCCTGGCATGTGGAAAAGAAAAATGCGGATTTAAATCTGGAGCTGGTTCGTGAATTTGCTTCAAACCCAAGTGTTATGGCGATTGGAGAAATCGGTTTGGATAGAGCTATTAAGACGCCATTGAGTCAACAAGAGCTGTTTTTCACCCAACAAATTGAAATCGCTGAAACCTATAAAAAGCCAATTATAATTCATGCCGTAAGATGTTTTCCGGAACTTATCTCAATAAAAAAAAGAGTAAAAGTATCAACTCCATGGTTGATTCATGGTTTTAGAAACAACTTGCAAATCGCTCAGGAGTTGTTAAAACACAATTGTTATATCTCTTTTGGTGAAGCCTTATTATTTGATAGAAAAAATCAAGATGTCTTTGTTGACATACCAATAAACAGAATATTCCTGGAGACTGATGAAAGCAAACACACCATCATCGAAATATATGAGAAAGCTGCCAGCTTAAAGAAAATGAAACTGGCCGATTTTAAAATTGCACTTTTAAAAAATTACAATACTGTATTTAAGAAACCGATTTAA